A single genomic interval of Flavobacteriales bacterium harbors:
- a CDS encoding MotA/TolQ/ExbB proton channel family protein produces MKKLFGFLAVGVFSITNVSVALAQDAAEKAAEVEEKAVPITQMIKQKFIEGGPEFMAFVLICLILGLAFAIERIIYLNLATTNSTKLLQKIEGALASGGVEEAKEVCRNTRGPVASIFYQGLERSSEGVEMAEKAVVSYGSVQMGLLEKGLSWIGLFIALAPMLGFMGTVIGMIQTFDKIQSAQGEVNPSDLAGGIKVALITTVSGLIVAIILQIFYNYIVSKIDALVNQMEDASISLIDLLVKHDLSKK; encoded by the coding sequence ATGAAAAAACTATTTGGATTTTTAGCCGTAGGGGTATTTTCGATTACAAATGTTTCAGTAGCATTAGCTCAAGATGCAGCAGAAAAAGCAGCGGAAGTAGAAGAAAAAGCAGTTCCGATTACACAAATGATTAAACAAAAGTTTATTGAGGGTGGACCTGAGTTTATGGCATTTGTTTTAATTTGTTTAATTCTAGGATTGGCATTTGCTATCGAGAGAATTATTTACTTAAACTTGGCAACAACAAACTCAACAAAATTATTACAAAAAATCGAAGGAGCTTTAGCTTCTGGAGGTGTTGAAGAAGCTAAGGAAGTTTGTAGAAATACAAGAGGTCCAGTAGCAAGTATCTTTTACCAAGGATTAGAACGTTCTTCTGAAGGAGTTGAGATGGCTGAAAAAGCAGTTGTTTCTTACGGAAGTGTTCAAATGGGATTGTTAGAAAAAGGGTTGTCATGGATTGGACTATTTATCGCACTTGCACCAATGCTTGGATTTATGGGAACGGTAATCGGGATGATTCAAACGTTTGATAAAATTCAAAGTGCACAAGGAGAAGTTAATCCATCTGATTTAGCAGGAGGTATTAAAGTAGCCTTAATTACAACAGTATCAGGTTTGATCGTAGCGATTATCCTTCAAATCTTTTACAACTACATCGTATCAAAAATTGATGCTTTAGTTAACCAAATGGAAGATGCTTCTATTTCGTTAATTGATTTATTAGTAAAACACGATTTATCTAAGAAGTAA
- a CDS encoding biopolymer transporter ExbD, translated as MAREIEEINASSMADIAFLLLIFFIVTQTLLREKVLEERLPQRVPENQIPPKVMPKDVLEIVANRKDQILLERELAEIEDIKEKVREFYVHPKSSANWPTLTRITQAGVKDSIAKLKAYIAQGEDQYDDELEKMEGKLKTIELVGEYDELAKEGMVTIQLDNSTKFETYLKVLDQIMLGLNELRDELSREKFNIPYDKLNEANEEDREKLKALRTVYPKKIMKAKNVNTQ; from the coding sequence ATGGCAAGAGAAATCGAAGAAATAAATGCGAGTTCAATGGCAGATATAGCATTTTTGTTGCTAATCTTTTTCATTGTAACGCAAACATTATTAAGGGAAAAAGTTCTAGAAGAACGTTTGCCTCAGCGTGTTCCTGAGAATCAAATTCCTCCAAAGGTGATGCCTAAAGATGTATTGGAAATTGTAGCCAATAGAAAGGATCAGATCTTATTGGAAAGAGAACTTGCTGAAATTGAAGATATAAAAGAGAAAGTACGTGAGTTTTATGTACACCCTAAATCTTCAGCAAATTGGCCTACTTTAACAAGAATCACTCAAGCTGGTGTAAAGGATAGTATTGCTAAACTAAAAGCATATATTGCTCAAGGAGAAGATCAATACGACGACGAGCTTGAAAAGATGGAAGGGAAATTGAAGACCATTGAATTGGTTGGAGAGTATGATGAGTTGGCTAAAGAAGGAATGGTAACGATTCAGTTGGATAACTCTACAAAATTCGAAACTTACTTAAAAGTATTGGATCAAATTATGTTAGGTCTAAATGAGTTAAGAGATGAGCTAAGTAGAGAGAAGTTTAACATTCCGTATGATAAGTTAAATGAGGCCAACGAAGAGGATAGAGAGAAGTTAAAAGCTTTGCGAACTGTTTATCCTAAGAAGATAATGAAAGCTAAGAATGTTAATACACAATAA
- a CDS encoding biopolymer transporter ExbD: MSKFSKGKKRKEPAISTASLPDIVFMLLFFFMVTTTSKEPERPIIVKKATASAVTKLQKADNLIFNYWIGKPLDKNKGTSTRVFLDDQFVPNMSYIRTYLKDKREGNKEIWNSRAYNNFKVDVETEMRVVKGVQDELREQDALKVIYSVNEAR, encoded by the coding sequence ATGTCAAAATTTTCGAAAGGTAAAAAGCGTAAAGAACCTGCTATTTCAACAGCGTCTCTTCCTGATATTGTATTTATGTTACTGTTTTTCTTTATGGTAACCACTACAAGTAAGGAGCCAGAAAGACCAATTATTGTAAAAAAAGCGACAGCTTCAGCAGTAACAAAGTTGCAAAAAGCAGATAACCTTATTTTTAACTATTGGATAGGAAAACCATTAGATAAAAATAAAGGAACATCTACAAGGGTATTCTTAGATGATCAATTTGTTCCGAATATGTCTTATATCAGAACATACCTGAAAGATAAAAGAGAAGGGAATAAAGAAATCTGGAATTCAAGAGCCTATAATAACTTTAAAGTAGATGTTGAAACAGAAATGAGAGTTGTGAAAGGTGTACAAGACGAATTGCGTGAGCAAGACGCTCTAAAAGTAATTTATTCGGTAAACGAAGCACGATAA
- the tatC gene encoding twin-arginine translocase subunit TatC: protein MEELENDKEMSFLGHLEELRWRLVKSAIGIVAVAILLFIFTKPIVSAVYIKMADSNFPTYRFFCWLSNLVGMGDTLCGVDIPIQWQSTEMTAQFSTNMYFAIVGGIIITFPFTFYQLWQFFKPALKESELKVSKGIVFWSSLLFFFGVLFGYYVVSPLTVQFFGSFQMTDEVKNIITINSYLSLITTTTLFSGVFFELPIVIYILTRIGVIGSKLLKTYRKHALIGILILSAIITPPDIISQVIVTFPILIMYEIGILVARRVEKQSK from the coding sequence ATGGAGGAGTTAGAAAATGATAAAGAAATGTCCTTCTTAGGACACTTGGAAGAGCTAAGGTGGCGTTTGGTAAAGTCAGCAATAGGTATAGTTGCAGTAGCTATTTTACTGTTTATATTTACCAAGCCAATAGTTAGTGCTGTTTATATCAAAATGGCCGATTCTAATTTTCCAACTTATCGCTTTTTCTGCTGGTTATCTAACTTAGTAGGAATGGGAGATACCTTGTGTGGTGTAGATATCCCTATACAATGGCAGTCAACAGAAATGACAGCCCAGTTTTCAACCAATATGTATTTCGCAATTGTAGGGGGAATTATTATAACCTTTCCTTTTACTTTTTATCAGTTATGGCAATTTTTTAAGCCAGCATTAAAAGAATCAGAGTTAAAAGTTTCTAAAGGAATTGTTTTTTGGAGTTCTTTATTATTTTTCTTTGGAGTTCTATTTGGCTATTACGTTGTTAGTCCATTAACAGTGCAGTTTTTTGGTAGCTTTCAAATGACAGATGAAGTGAAGAATATTATTACCATTAATAGCTATTTATCTTTAATTACCACAACAACTTTATTTAGTGGAGTGTTCTTTGAATTGCCCATTGTCATTTATATCCTTACGCGTATAGGCGTGATAGGATCAAAACTCTTAAAGACCTATAGAAAACATGCGCTGATAGGAATCTTAATTTTATCAGCAATAATTACCCCACCAGATATCATTAGCCAGGTTATCGTAACCTTTCCAATCCTTATTATGTATGAAATTGGGATATTAGTAGCTAGACGTGTCGAAAAACAATCAAAATAA
- a CDS encoding DUF5686 and carboxypeptidase regulatory-like domain-containing protein — translation MKYLILLQLCLLTAVLYAQKTEVSGIVLDAENGDTLPFVNVYFVGTKIGTTTDFSGHFSIDTYYASDTLAASFVGYKTAKIKIKKDTKQEVVFRLESAIEALPEVVINPTGNPAHPILRNVIQYKEANNREKLDAYQYEVYNKLEFDINNMSEKFKNRKMFKKFDFIFDNIDTTKEKDYLPVFITESISDLYYRRKPKAEKEYIKASRVSGVSNQSVAQFTGDMYQQVNLYENFVSIFGKNFISPIANQGLLSYRYYLIDSLFIDNNWCYEIQFVPRRKREMTLEGTMWINDTTYAIKKIQGKISPDANINFVKDLQFKQLYTKVNNEAWMLKDDDLFIDFVIADKQMGFYGQKHASYKNIVVNEVKEDNFYEGLERITLLDSADDRSEKYWDTHRHDSLTDNQKGIYQMIDTLSNLPIITTYVDIIQTLVSGYKVIGNFEIGPYSSMYSYNEVEGSRLRLGVRTSNNFSKMIELSGFVAYGLRDEKIKYGVGTRFFITKKPRQMMRLVYKNDIEQIGLSSNAFNSSNAITTFIVRNPINRLVFNEDYRVSYEREWLKGFSTTLLLRNNRIEPLGIINFQKTNPQTGEVNQIKDITTSEVTLYTRFARNEEFLAGEFDRISLGTKHPTFTLNYTYGMKGVLKSDYEYHKLILGYKHKLRLGFLGVLNYSGEIGKVFGAAPYPLLEVHQGNESFVANNMAYNMMNILEFVSDEYVSGNIEHHLNGLIFNKVPLLRKLKWREVGGVKGIWGKLNNASLMEMDLPAYTSTLQTKPYLEAFAGVENIFKVMRVDLMWRLNYLDNEFNGIKVNRLGIRSKLQFTF, via the coding sequence TTGAAATACTTGATTTTACTTCAGTTGTGCTTACTAACTGCAGTATTGTATGCTCAAAAGACTGAGGTGTCAGGAATTGTTCTAGATGCTGAAAACGGAGATACCCTCCCTTTTGTTAACGTTTATTTTGTTGGAACAAAAATTGGTACAACAACAGATTTTTCGGGTCATTTTAGTATTGATACATATTATGCTTCTGATACTTTAGCAGCATCCTTTGTTGGATATAAAACCGCTAAAATCAAGATAAAAAAAGATACCAAACAAGAAGTAGTGTTTCGCCTAGAGTCTGCAATAGAAGCACTGCCAGAAGTTGTAATCAACCCTACCGGTAATCCAGCCCACCCAATACTAAGAAATGTTATCCAGTATAAAGAAGCAAACAATAGAGAGAAGTTAGATGCCTATCAATACGAAGTTTATAATAAGCTAGAATTTGATATTAACAATATGTCTGAAAAGTTTAAGAATCGAAAAATGTTTAAAAAATTCGATTTTATTTTTGACAATATTGATACGACCAAAGAAAAAGATTATTTACCTGTTTTTATCACTGAAAGTATTTCCGATTTATATTACCGAAGAAAACCTAAAGCAGAAAAAGAATACATCAAGGCCTCTCGAGTATCTGGAGTTAGCAATCAAAGTGTTGCTCAGTTTACAGGGGATATGTATCAGCAAGTAAACTTGTACGAAAATTTTGTTTCAATTTTTGGTAAAAACTTTATCAGCCCCATAGCCAATCAAGGATTGTTATCCTATCGTTATTACTTGATAGATAGTTTGTTTATAGATAATAATTGGTGCTACGAAATCCAGTTTGTCCCACGTCGAAAAAGGGAAATGACACTAGAGGGTACCATGTGGATTAACGATACAACATACGCCATTAAAAAAATACAAGGGAAAATTTCACCAGATGCCAATATAAACTTTGTAAAAGATCTCCAGTTTAAACAGTTGTATACAAAAGTCAATAATGAAGCTTGGATGCTTAAAGACGATGATCTGTTTATTGATTTTGTTATCGCAGATAAACAAATGGGGTTTTATGGTCAAAAGCATGCAAGCTATAAAAATATAGTAGTGAATGAAGTTAAAGAAGACAATTTTTATGAAGGGTTAGAGCGTATAACCTTATTGGATAGTGCTGATGACCGCTCTGAAAAATATTGGGATACACACCGTCATGATTCTTTAACAGACAATCAAAAAGGGATTTATCAGATGATAGATACGTTGTCTAACCTCCCAATTATTACAACCTATGTAGATATTATTCAAACCCTGGTTTCGGGCTATAAAGTCATAGGTAACTTTGAAATTGGTCCTTACTCAAGTATGTACAGTTATAATGAAGTGGAAGGTTCAAGATTGCGATTAGGCGTAAGAACAAGTAATAATTTCAGTAAAATGATTGAGCTTTCAGGTTTTGTGGCTTATGGATTAAGAGATGAAAAGATTAAATACGGAGTAGGAACACGTTTTTTTATTACCAAAAAACCCCGGCAAATGATGCGCCTGGTGTATAAAAATGATATCGAACAAATTGGATTAAGTTCAAACGCATTTAACAGTTCAAACGCTATTACCACGTTTATTGTTCGTAATCCAATTAACCGTTTGGTCTTTAATGAAGATTATAGAGTAAGCTATGAACGTGAATGGTTGAAAGGGTTTTCTACTACACTATTATTAAGAAACAACAGAATAGAACCGCTAGGTATTATTAACTTTCAGAAGACAAACCCGCAAACAGGTGAGGTCAATCAAATAAAAGATATTACAACGTCAGAAGTTACATTGTATACCCGTTTTGCACGTAATGAAGAGTTTTTGGCAGGAGAATTTGACCGAATAAGTTTAGGAACTAAACACCCAACATTTACATTAAACTATACCTATGGAATGAAAGGCGTGCTTAAAAGTGATTATGAATATCATAAATTGATTTTAGGCTATAAGCATAAGCTAAGATTAGGATTTTTAGGAGTACTAAATTACTCTGGTGAAATCGGTAAAGTTTTTGGCGCAGCACCTTATCCTTTGTTAGAGGTGCATCAAGGAAATGAAAGTTTTGTTGCAAATAATATGGCTTACAACATGATGAATATTCTAGAGTTTGTGAGTGATGAATATGTAAGTGGAAATATTGAACATCACTTGAATGGACTAATTTTTAATAAAGTTCCATTGCTTAGAAAGTTAAAGTGGAGAGAAGTAGGAGGAGTAAAAGGAATCTGGGGTAAATTAAATAATGCCAGCTTAATGGAAATGGATTTACCAGCTTATACTTCGACCTTACAAACAAAACCTTACTTAGAAGCTTTTGCAGGTGTTGAAAATATCTTTAAAGTCATGAGGGTTGACTTAATGTGGCGATTGAATTATTTGGATAATGAATTCAATGGAATAAAGGTTAATCGACTTGGGATAAGAAGTAAACTACAATTCACTTTTTAA
- the lptB gene encoding LPS export ABC transporter ATP-binding protein: MKLRTEEIKKAYKGRQVVKGITVEVNQGEIIGLLGPNGAGKTTSFYMIVGLVKPDTGKVFLDDTEITKVPMYKRAKMGIGYLPQEVSVFRKLSVEDNILSILQMTDLTKKQQKERLEELIEEFSLGHVRKNLGEKLSGGEKRRTEIARGLAVNPNFVLLDEPFAGVDPIAVEDIQSIVLKLRKKNIGILITDHNVQETLSIVDRAYLMFEGAILKSGTAEELAVDEQVKKVYLGQHFELKKKVFED; the protein is encoded by the coding sequence ATGAAATTAAGAACAGAAGAAATTAAAAAAGCCTATAAAGGACGACAAGTTGTAAAAGGAATAACAGTTGAAGTTAATCAAGGAGAGATTATTGGTCTTCTCGGCCCAAATGGAGCAGGTAAAACCACTTCTTTTTATATGATTGTAGGGTTGGTTAAACCAGATACCGGAAAAGTTTTTTTAGACGATACAGAGATTACCAAAGTTCCGATGTATAAGCGTGCAAAAATGGGAATTGGATACTTGCCGCAAGAGGTTTCTGTTTTTAGAAAATTAAGTGTAGAAGATAATATTCTGTCAATTCTTCAAATGACTGACCTAACCAAAAAACAACAAAAAGAACGTTTGGAGGAATTAATAGAAGAATTTAGTTTAGGTCACGTAAGAAAAAACTTAGGAGAAAAACTTTCAGGAGGAGAAAAACGACGTACAGAGATTGCTAGAGGATTGGCCGTAAATCCAAATTTTGTATTGTTAGATGAACCTTTCGCTGGAGTAGATCCTATTGCAGTAGAGGATATTCAAAGTATTGTGTTAAAACTTAGAAAAAAGAATATAGGGATATTAATTACTGACCATAATGTACAAGAAACATTGTCGATTGTTGATAGAGCTTATTTGATGTTCGAAGGAGCGATATTAAAGTCTGGAACAGCTGAAGAACTAGCAGTGGATGAACAAGTTAAAAAAGTGTATTTAGGTCAACATTTTGAACTAAAGAAAAAGGTGTTTGAAGATTAA
- the tsaB gene encoding tRNA (adenosine(37)-N6)-threonylcarbamoyltransferase complex dimerization subunit type 1 TsaB — protein MALILNIETATKVCSVALAKEGKTIGVKEALGVQYIHSEKLTVFIEELIAESAYSLQDLDAVCVSKGPGSYTGLRIGVSSAKGLCYALKIPLLAVDSLTVLGARFVQLSAVKQNVILYPMIDARRMEVFTQKMQADLQVITPIEAKIIDENSFTEYSEPVYLFGDGANKLAETFKQPNIKVLGGIETSARGMEAISYQKYLDKDFEDVAYFEPYYLKEFIAIPSKKKLL, from the coding sequence ATGGCGTTAATTTTAAATATAGAAACAGCAACTAAAGTCTGTTCAGTTGCATTAGCAAAAGAAGGTAAAACAATTGGAGTAAAAGAAGCATTAGGGGTTCAGTATATCCATTCAGAAAAATTGACTGTTTTTATAGAGGAGTTAATAGCAGAATCAGCATATAGTCTTCAAGATTTAGATGCTGTTTGCGTTAGCAAAGGGCCAGGTTCATATACAGGGTTAAGAATTGGAGTTTCAAGTGCAAAAGGATTGTGCTATGCTTTAAAAATACCATTGTTAGCAGTAGATTCGTTAACAGTATTGGGAGCGCGTTTTGTTCAGTTAAGTGCTGTCAAGCAAAATGTCATATTATACCCCATGATCGATGCTAGAAGAATGGAGGTGTTTACTCAAAAAATGCAAGCCGATTTACAAGTAATAACGCCAATAGAAGCCAAGATTATCGACGAAAACTCTTTTACTGAATATTCCGAACCTGTTTATCTTTTTGGTGATGGAGCCAATAAGCTTGCTGAAACCTTTAAACAGCCCAATATTAAAGTTTTAGGAGGTATTGAAACCAGTGCAAGAGGAATGGAAGCTATTTCTTATCAGAAGTATTTAGATAAAGATTTTGAAGATGTCGCCTATTTTGAACCTTACTATCTAAAAGAATTTATCGCTATTCCGAGTAAAAAGAAATTGTTGTAA